A single window of Neospora caninum Liverpool complete genome, chromosome XII DNA harbors:
- a CDS encoding putative zinc finger (CCCH type) protein has translation MDSSRSAPKLDGFCPSSPSNRLQTDKRHKLTFNNFYKTKLCPWYIKGSCHWGASCNYAHALSEQREAVDLTKTKLCPTWLSHSVCRNPKCRYAHDYSELRATTDVFKTSLCSFFIKGIPCPMENRCRFAHGVQELRPRAKDDLQHGAPGLIQKAAEARAALAAANAAAAAARAAATAKAAAEAKAAADAAIAGLADASGSACRAEPRVSPPVAQVLVPVQEGGHVPLSCAVRGRASAQKNAEGRCSRRQPATGVLALDKESGAWRAELSAHASEFVSRASVTPSYPLLPSVNSASSLVGTGLEGTIELLLQSLQCHSGDRPGNKPLDSLSIISPGRQTSFLPRGSGLESSFNPQATPFSPGAWCRNTGNGYHISGDPLQTHGVSSACDNPLSTLDFSSLLSTVAMAIAASPPGTTKADVPVEAFLPPMVGEFASAPGLSAPWNRSGSQMPCSAHLPHGLLRSADASVSSEGQTTASGGEESSFPLAAQGEDGAQSGSGSGATNPKGCLQTQNKEAAEGPSPAGERLDAAGTLLLTPADGIQTEESSGGGAAIVPTKMAESLLHPLTGSRQTTGAGVDCE, from the exons ATGGACTCTTCCAGATCGGCTCCGAAACTGGATGGCTTCTGCCCGTCATCCCCCAGCAATCGGCTTCAGACGGACAAGAGGCACAAGCTAACATTTAACAACTTCTACAAGACGAAGTTGTGCCCCTGGTATATCAAAGGCTCTTGCCATTGGGGTGCAAGCTGCAACTACGCGCACGCCCTCTCCGAACAGCGAGAAGCCGTGGACCTTACCAAAACAAAGCTGTGCCCGACGTGGCTGAGCCATAGTGTGTGCCGCAACCCAAAATGCCGTTACGCACACGACTACAGCGAGTTGCGCGCTACCACCGACGTCTTTAAGACTTCCCTTTGCTCCTTCTTCATCAAGGGAATACCTTGCCCTATGGAAAACAGGTGTCGGTTCGCCCATGGCGTTCAGGAGCTTCGTCCCCGCGCTAAGGATGATCTTCAACACGGAGCTCCAGGCCTCATCCAGAAAGCTGCTGAAGCCAGAGCCGCCTTGGCTGCCGCAAATGCTGCGGCTGCCGCTGCTCGTGCGGCAGCGACAGCTAAAGCAGCGGCGGAAGCCAAGGCGGCTGCAGATGCTGCCATTGCTGGTCTCGCTGACGCGTCAGGCAGTGCGTGTCGCGCAGAACctcgtgtctcgcctccggTTGCTCAGGTCCTGGTTCCAGTGCAGGAGGGAGGCCATGTGCCTCTGAGTTGCGCCGTCCGAGGAAGAGCCTCTGCACAGAAGAATGCAGAGGGACGTTGTTCACGTCGGCAGCCTGCAACGGGAGTCCTCGCACTCGACAAGGAAAGTGGAGCCTGGCGTGCGGAGCTGTCGGCACATGCTTCGGAGTTTGTTTCCAGAGCCTCTGTGACGCCTTCGTATCCACTTTTGCCCAGTGTCAACTCAGCTTCATCTCTCGTAGGGACTGGGCTTGAAGGAACGATCGAACTTCTTCTTCAGTCCCTCCAATGTCACTCAGGAGACCGCCCTGGTAATAAGCCTTTGGACAGCTTGAGCATCATCTCCCCTGGAAGGCAGACGTCGTTCCTCCCGAGGGGATCAGGACTTGAAAGTTCCTTCAATCCCCAGGCCACTCCGTTCAGCCCAGGAGCATGGTGCAGAAACACTGGAAACGGATATCACATTTCAGGTGACCCACTGCAGACCCACGGCGTCTCATCGGCCTGTGACAACCCGCTGAGCACGCTCGACTTTTCCAGTCTCCTTTCCACGGTTGCCATGGCCATAGCAGCGTCTCCACCGGGCACCACGAAAGCGGATGTGCCGGTCGAAGCTTTCCTGCCACCGATGGTTGGGGAATTCGCTTCCGCCCCTGGGCTCTCGGCTCCATGGAACAGGTCTGGTTCGCAGATGCCTTGTTCTGCTCACCTCCCTCATGGGCTGCTGAGGTCGGCAGATGCATCAGTTTCTTCTGAAGGTCAGACCACTGCAAGTGGCGGGGAGGAGTCGTCATTTCCCCTTGCAGCGCAAGGTGAAGACGGGGCTCAATCAGGATCAGGGAGTGGTGCCACGAACCCTAAAGGGTGCCTCCAGACGCAGAACAAGGAAGCGGCTGAAGGGCCTAGTCCAGCAG GGGAAAGGCTCGATGCAGCGGGGACATTGCTGCTCACTCCCGCAGACGGTATTCAGACGGAGGAGAGTTcgggcggcggcgcagcaATAGTCCCAACAAAGATGGCGG AGTCGCTTCTTCACCCACTGACTGGTTCCCGTCAAACGACTGGGGCAGGCGTCGACTGTGAGTGA